A window of the Pirellulales bacterium genome harbors these coding sequences:
- a CDS encoding DUF1549 domain-containing protein has protein sequence MYDRVELISSAAAADRRRVTTVPAAVAAVTFLMLCRPASAQSPAAAINFGRDIQPIFAKRCFACHGPDKGEGGLRLNQRQTALAELDSGEHAVVPGQPDQSELLRRIAVADESERMPPEGKPLDAAQVALIRRWIAEGAKWEEHWAFQPVVRPAVPTVNRRDWVRNPIDAFILSRLEQNGLAPAPPANKLALLRRVHYDLTGLPPTPDEVDAFLADRSPDAYERLVDRLLASPQYGERWARHWLDAVRYAETNSFERDGPKPHVWRYRDYVIRSFNDDKPYDQFVREQLAGDELPPVTPEKLIATGFYRLGLWDDEPADRLQAQYDTLDDLVTTTGQVFLGLTVNCARCHDHKIDPIPQHDYYSLLAFFHGIKPMTTTGPNIERPLFESDADRRAYEQRVRQREARRDELQGQVTALENEFVAIYRKSHEGDSVRQADLDDLEYRFYRDRWDRLPDFDNLKPETIGKVGDGRFDIGLATRESDFGFVFTGFLKVPVDGDYTFVVDSDDGSRLTIAGQRLIEYDGIHSVGSPQQAGASLKQGLAPIRLDYFQAQGGRGLSVAWSGPGFERRPLSSGDGKRPFAGARELPDILRSQAAKLLGQEWYADYRRRFAELQRLKREPAPAEYALCVTEEPQPPETHLLVRGNAHVPGAKVEPGFPVLIAGGQPVLPAASAGQATAGRRRVLAEWIASPDNRLSARVMVNRIWQHHFGRGIVRSPNNFGYLGDRPTHPELLDWLASEFMDRGWQIKPLHRTILLSNAYRMSSESNAAALARDPSNDLFWRFNLRRLSAEEIRDSIQAVVGRLNSRMYGPSYYPKLSADVMATQSAPGKGWGDSPPDEQARRSVYIHVKRSLITPLLADFDFPDTDASCEARFVTTQPAQALGMLNGEFAHEQAGQLAARLRREAGGDRAAQVRLALRLALCRAADDASVARGVALIEQLEKEHGLDARQAIDYYCLLVLNLNEFVYLD, from the coding sequence GTGTACGATCGCGTCGAACTGATTTCGAGCGCTGCTGCCGCTGACCGCCGGCGCGTAACGACCGTGCCGGCGGCAGTCGCGGCGGTGACGTTTTTGATGCTTTGCCGTCCGGCCTCTGCGCAGTCGCCGGCGGCAGCGATCAATTTTGGCCGCGACATCCAGCCGATCTTCGCCAAACGCTGTTTCGCCTGCCACGGCCCCGACAAGGGCGAAGGTGGATTGCGATTGAACCAGCGCCAGACCGCCCTGGCCGAGCTCGATTCGGGCGAACATGCCGTCGTGCCCGGCCAGCCCGACCAAAGCGAACTGTTGCGGCGCATTGCCGTTGCGGATGAATCCGAGCGGATGCCGCCGGAAGGCAAGCCGCTCGATGCCGCGCAGGTCGCGCTCATTCGCCGCTGGATCGCCGAGGGCGCCAAGTGGGAAGAGCACTGGGCGTTCCAGCCGGTTGTTCGTCCGGCCGTACCGACCGTGAATCGCCGCGACTGGGTCCGCAACCCAATCGACGCCTTCATCCTCAGCCGGTTGGAGCAAAACGGCCTCGCACCGGCGCCGCCGGCCAACAAGCTGGCCCTGCTGCGTCGCGTGCATTACGATCTGACCGGATTGCCGCCCACGCCCGACGAAGTGGATGCCTTTCTGGCCGATCGTTCGCCCGACGCCTACGAGCGGTTGGTCGACCGCCTGCTTGCCTCGCCCCAATATGGCGAGCGGTGGGCGCGGCATTGGCTCGATGCGGTGCGCTACGCCGAGACGAACAGCTTCGAACGCGACGGCCCCAAGCCGCACGTCTGGCGCTATCGCGACTATGTCATCCGCTCGTTCAACGACGACAAGCCTTACGACCAGTTCGTCCGCGAACAGTTGGCGGGCGACGAACTTCCGCCCGTCACTCCGGAGAAGCTGATTGCCACCGGCTTCTATCGACTCGGCCTGTGGGACGACGAGCCGGCCGACCGGCTGCAAGCACAATACGACACGCTTGACGATCTGGTGACGACGACCGGACAAGTGTTTCTGGGCCTGACGGTCAACTGTGCCCGTTGCCACGACCACAAGATCGATCCCATTCCGCAGCACGATTACTACAGCCTGCTCGCTTTTTTTCACGGCATCAAGCCGATGACGACGACGGGGCCGAACATCGAGCGGCCGCTGTTCGAGAGCGACGCCGACCGACGGGCCTATGAACAGCGCGTGCGCCAGCGGGAAGCTCGCCGCGATGAGCTGCAAGGCCAGGTGACGGCGCTGGAAAACGAATTCGTGGCGATCTATCGCAAGTCGCACGAGGGCGACTCGGTGAGGCAAGCCGATCTCGACGATCTTGAATATCGCTTCTATCGCGATCGTTGGGACCGGTTGCCCGACTTCGACAACCTCAAGCCGGAGACGATCGGCAAGGTCGGCGACGGCCGCTTCGACATCGGCCTGGCCACGCGGGAGAGCGATTTCGGTTTCGTGTTCACCGGCTTTCTGAAGGTGCCGGTCGACGGCGACTACACGTTCGTCGTCGATTCCGACGACGGCTCTCGGCTCACCATCGCCGGGCAGCGGCTGATCGAATACGACGGCATCCACAGCGTGGGCAGTCCGCAGCAGGCCGGCGCGTCGCTCAAGCAGGGGTTGGCGCCGATTCGCCTCGACTATTTTCAGGCACAGGGCGGGCGAGGTCTGAGCGTGGCGTGGAGCGGGCCGGGGTTCGAGCGGCGACCGCTGTCCAGCGGCGATGGAAAACGCCCGTTCGCCGGAGCGCGGGAGTTGCCGGACATTCTGAGGTCGCAGGCCGCCAAGTTGCTCGGACAAGAATGGTATGCCGACTATCGCCGGCGCTTCGCGGAATTGCAGCGGTTGAAGCGCGAGCCGGCCCCGGCCGAGTATGCGCTGTGCGTCACGGAGGAGCCGCAGCCGCCCGAAACGCACCTGCTGGTGCGGGGCAACGCGCATGTGCCGGGAGCGAAAGTCGAGCCGGGGTTTCCGGTCCTGATTGCCGGCGGCCAACCCGTGCTGCCCGCGGCATCGGCCGGTCAAGCCACCGCCGGCCGGCGACGCGTGTTAGCGGAGTGGATTGCCTCGCCCGACAACCGGCTCTCGGCCCGCGTCATGGTCAATCGTATTTGGCAGCATCATTTCGGCCGCGGCATCGTCCGCTCGCCCAACAATTTCGGTTACCTCGGCGACCGGCCCACGCATCCGGAGTTGCTCGATTGGCTGGCCAGTGAATTCATGGACCGCGGCTGGCAAATCAAACCGCTGCACCGCACGATCCTGCTCTCCAACGCCTACCGGATGTCGTCGGAATCGAACGCGGCCGCTTTGGCGCGCGATCCGAGCAACGACCTGTTCTGGCGGTTCAACCTGCGGCGGTTGAGCGCCGAAGAAATCCGCGATTCGATCCAGGCGGTCGTAGGCCGGTTGAATTCGCGGATGTATGGGCCGAGCTATTATCCGAAGTTGTCGGCGGACGTGATGGCGACGCAATCGGCGCCGGGCAAAGGCTGGGGCGATTCGCCGCCCGACGAGCAGGCCCGCCGCAGCGTCTACATTCACGTCAAACGCTCGCTGATTACGCCGCTGTTGGCCGATTTTGATTTCCCCGACACGGACGCAAGCTGCGAGGCGCGATTCGTGACCACGCAACCGGCCCAGGCTTTGGGAATGCTCAACGGGGAGTTCGCCCACGAGCAGGCCGGCCAGCTTGCCGCGCGGCTGCGGCGTGAAGCGGGCGGCGACCGTGCCGCGCAGGTGCGGCTGGCGTTGCGGCTGGCTCTCTGTCGTGCGGCCGACGACGCGAGCGTGGCCCGCGGCGTGGCCCTGATCGAACAGCTCGAAAAAGAGCATGGCCTGGACGCCCGGCAGGCGATCGACTACTACTGCCTGCTGGTGCTGAACCTGAACGAGTTTGTATATCTGGATTAG
- a CDS encoding cold shock domain-containing protein — protein MPKGTIKKLVQDKGFGFIKQQGGQDVFFHTSVVTGAQYDDLTEGQEVEFTLDQGGGGKGKGPKAASVTPV, from the coding sequence ATGCCGAAGGGAACGATCAAGAAGCTCGTCCAAGACAAAGGGTTTGGATTCATCAAGCAGCAGGGAGGACAGGACGTCTTTTTCCATACGTCGGTTGTCACCGGCGCCCAGTACGATGATTTGACGGAAGGCCAGGAAGTGGAGTTCACGCTCGATCAGGGCGGCGGAGGCAAAGGGAAGGGGCCGAAGGCGGCCTCGGTTACGCCGGTGTAG
- a CDS encoding iron-containing alcohol dehydrogenase — MRTTWNFYSAGQLVFGSGAANQTGQLAEQLRLRRVLLVTDERLIAAGLDRGVRDALVSAGIAVEVFSGGQPEPSLDLVERCLAEARRIKPGGVLGLGGGSNMDLAKIVAAVLAHGGGPRDYVGENRVPGPVLPLVCIPTTSGTGSEVTAASVLTDTANQIKVGVLSNYLRPKLAIVDPLLTVSCPAKVTADSGIDALTHAIEAYTAVDNEAFPLPEGECSVYQGRHPLADCLAEKAIEQIGRHLVAAVCEPHNLIAREGMSLAATVAGLAFSNTGVALVHAMEYPVGGAVHCSHGAGNGLLLPFVMRYNLPVRVKQFARVAELLGEDIRGLTEAQGAERAIAAVERLKAAIGIPARLRDLGVTGEQLPRFAEKAFAIKRILRVNPRVPTVADIEEVYRAAF, encoded by the coding sequence ATGCGAACCACCTGGAACTTTTATTCGGCCGGACAACTCGTTTTCGGCAGCGGCGCCGCCAACCAGACGGGCCAGCTCGCGGAACAGTTAAGGCTCCGCCGAGTGCTCTTGGTCACCGACGAGAGGCTCATCGCCGCCGGGCTCGACCGGGGCGTGCGCGACGCGCTGGTCTCGGCCGGCATCGCAGTCGAGGTGTTCAGCGGCGGACAGCCGGAACCGTCGCTCGATCTCGTCGAACGCTGTCTGGCCGAAGCGCGGCGCATCAAGCCCGGCGGTGTGTTGGGGCTGGGCGGCGGCAGCAACATGGACCTGGCCAAGATCGTGGCCGCAGTGCTGGCTCATGGCGGCGGTCCGCGCGATTATGTGGGCGAAAACCGCGTGCCGGGTCCCGTGCTGCCGCTGGTCTGCATTCCCACCACGTCGGGCACCGGCAGCGAGGTGACCGCCGCCTCGGTGCTGACCGATACGGCCAACCAGATCAAAGTCGGGGTGCTGAGCAACTACCTGCGGCCCAAGCTGGCCATCGTCGATCCGCTGCTGACGGTAAGCTGCCCGGCCAAGGTCACGGCCGATAGCGGCATCGACGCGCTGACGCACGCCATCGAAGCCTACACGGCGGTCGATAACGAGGCGTTTCCGTTGCCTGAAGGCGAATGCTCGGTCTATCAGGGCCGGCATCCGCTGGCCGATTGCCTGGCGGAAAAAGCGATCGAGCAGATCGGCCGGCACCTGGTCGCCGCGGTGTGCGAGCCGCACAACCTCATCGCCCGCGAAGGGATGTCGCTGGCGGCCACCGTCGCCGGGCTGGCGTTCTCGAACACCGGCGTGGCCCTGGTGCATGCGATGGAGTATCCCGTGGGCGGCGCGGTGCATTGTTCGCACGGCGCGGGCAACGGCCTGCTGTTGCCGTTTGTGATGCGCTACAACCTGCCGGTGCGCGTCAAGCAGTTCGCCCGCGTTGCTGAACTGCTGGGCGAAGACATCCGCGGCCTGACGGAAGCCCAGGGGGCCGAACGGGCGATCGCGGCGGTCGAACGGCTTAAGGCGGCCATCGGCATTCCCGCACGTTTGCGAGATTTGGGGGTGACCGGCGAGCAGCTTCCTCGGTTTGCCGAGAAGGCGTTTGCCATCAAGCGAATCCTGCGGGTCAACCCGCGTGTGCCGACGGTGGCCGACATCGAAGAAGTCTATCGAGCGGCATTTTAG
- the glgP gene encoding alpha-glucan family phosphorylase, with protein sequence MSQTEIEPIHIEPATAQPPPRFTTPGIGSATPYDKCLALANNLWWSWQPEVVNLFRDLDPIRWRQLDHNPIALLSEFTPERLEMRAAELVLYSRINHAYRRLKEYLSNNQTWGNTHAGVLGSKPVAYFSAEFGMHESAPIYSGGLGVLSGDHVKTASDLGIPFIAVGLFYDQGYFKQHLDHEGYQQQEYLDTKVENLPMVPAVGIDGQPIHVIIETRTGKLVAKVWLMRVGRVHLYLLDSDVDGNSPEDRELTSRLYGGDHRTRVRQELVLGVGGVRALKALGITPGVFHLNEGHSAFATLEAVRDMMESDGLTFDEALRDMAQHTVFTTHTPVPAGHDRFDAGLIEEHLGPLRDRLGISLDQLMGLGRVEPHNGGETFCMTVLALKLSRRANAVSSLHGHVSRRMWAHLWPWRVEEEIPIGHITNGVHVPSWLAWQMQQLYDRNFPVDWFKRMAESDAWQGIHNVDPGELWETHYALKNLLLAFVRRRVSRQCRRRGESDEVVEAARNMLDPHVLTIGFARRFATYKRADLILSELDRLSGLVNDPQRPIQIIFAGKAHPADEPGKQLVKRIANLRHDPRFAGRVAFIEDYDINVCRHLVQGVDVWLNNPRRPLEASGTSGQKVVLNGGLNLSVLDGWWAEAYDGSNGFAIGKGTSHVSDEVNDRRDGADLYRVLEDQVIPLYYDYDIDGLPRHWIKRMMNSISSLAWRFSAHRMVIDYVRSAYLHAAGGLSCDMDR encoded by the coding sequence ATGAGCCAAACCGAGATCGAACCCATTCATATTGAGCCTGCGACTGCCCAGCCACCGCCGCGCTTCACCACCCCCGGCATCGGTTCGGCCACGCCTTACGACAAGTGCCTTGCCCTGGCGAACAACCTCTGGTGGAGCTGGCAGCCGGAAGTCGTCAACCTGTTCCGCGATCTCGACCCCATTCGCTGGCGGCAACTCGACCATAACCCGATTGCCCTGCTGAGCGAGTTCACGCCCGAACGGCTGGAAATGCGGGCGGCGGAACTGGTGCTCTACAGCCGCATCAACCACGCCTATCGGCGGCTGAAGGAGTACCTGAGCAACAACCAGACCTGGGGCAACACCCACGCCGGCGTGCTGGGGTCGAAGCCCGTCGCCTATTTCTCGGCGGAGTTCGGCATGCACGAGTCGGCGCCGATCTATTCCGGCGGCCTGGGCGTGCTTTCGGGCGACCACGTCAAGACCGCCAGCGACCTGGGTATTCCCTTTATCGCCGTCGGCCTGTTTTACGATCAGGGATATTTCAAGCAGCACCTCGACCACGAAGGCTACCAGCAACAGGAGTACCTCGATACGAAGGTCGAAAACCTGCCGATGGTGCCGGCCGTCGGCATCGACGGACAACCGATCCACGTGATCATCGAGACCCGCACCGGCAAGCTGGTGGCCAAAGTGTGGTTGATGCGCGTGGGCCGGGTGCATCTGTATTTGCTCGATAGCGACGTCGACGGCAACAGTCCGGAGGACCGCGAGCTGACCAGCCGGCTGTACGGCGGCGATCACCGCACGCGCGTTCGCCAGGAGCTGGTGCTCGGCGTCGGCGGCGTGCGGGCCTTGAAAGCGCTGGGCATCACGCCCGGCGTGTTCCATTTGAACGAGGGTCACAGCGCGTTCGCCACGCTGGAAGCGGTCCGCGACATGATGGAGTCGGACGGGCTGACCTTTGACGAGGCGCTGCGCGACATGGCGCAGCATACGGTCTTCACCACGCACACGCCCGTGCCTGCCGGCCACGACCGCTTCGATGCGGGCCTGATCGAAGAACACTTGGGTCCGCTGCGCGACCGGCTGGGCATCTCGCTCGACCAGCTTATGGGCCTCGGCCGCGTCGAGCCGCACAACGGCGGCGAAACGTTTTGCATGACCGTGCTGGCGTTGAAGCTTTCACGTCGGGCAAACGCCGTCAGTTCGCTGCACGGGCATGTCAGCCGCCGCATGTGGGCCCACCTCTGGCCCTGGCGCGTGGAAGAAGAGATTCCCATCGGGCACATCACCAACGGCGTCCACGTGCCGAGTTGGCTGGCCTGGCAGATGCAGCAGCTCTACGACCGCAATTTTCCGGTCGATTGGTTCAAACGCATGGCCGAGTCGGATGCCTGGCAGGGCATCCATAACGTCGATCCCGGCGAGCTGTGGGAGACCCACTACGCGCTGAAGAACCTGCTACTGGCGTTCGTGCGGCGACGCGTGAGCCGGCAGTGCCGCCGCCGCGGCGAAAGCGACGAAGTGGTCGAAGCCGCGCGAAACATGCTCGATCCGCACGTGCTTACTATCGGTTTCGCCCGGCGGTTTGCCACGTATAAGCGGGCCGATTTGATTCTCAGCGAGCTCGACCGGCTATCGGGCCTGGTGAACGATCCGCAGCGGCCGATCCAGATTATCTTTGCCGGCAAGGCCCATCCGGCCGACGAGCCGGGCAAACAGCTCGTCAAGCGCATCGCCAACCTGCGGCACGATCCGCGGTTCGCGGGGCGCGTGGCCTTTATCGAGGACTACGACATCAACGTCTGCCGCCACCTGGTGCAGGGCGTCGACGTGTGGCTGAACAATCCGCGGCGGCCGCTGGAAGCCTCCGGCACGAGCGGGCAAAAGGTGGTGCTCAACGGCGGGCTGAATCTTTCGGTGCTCGACGGCTGGTGGGCGGAAGCCTACGACGGCAGCAACGGTTTTGCGATCGGCAAAGGCACCAGCCACGTTTCAGACGAAGTGAACGACCGCCGCGACGGCGCCGACCTCTACCGCGTGCTGGAAGACCAGGTGATTCCGCTCTATTACGATTACGACATCGACGGGCTGCCTCGCCACTGGATCAAGCGGATGATGAACTCGATCAGCTCGCTGGCCTGGCGGTTCAGTGCCCATCGCATGGTGATCGACTACGTCCGCAGCGCCTACCTGCACGCCGCCGGCGGCCTGAGCTGCGATATGGACCGCTGA
- the rpiB gene encoding ribose 5-phosphate isomerase B, whose product MRIAIGSDHRGFATKQKLIDLLKRLNQDVVDAGTHSAESVDYPDVARIVAEQVSRQEVDRGILICGTGIGMSIVANKFPGVRAAPCHDDLSAEMSRRHNDLNVLCLSADMLGEKLIDRMVEIWLKTEFEGGRHARRVEKISKLEQSAQG is encoded by the coding sequence ATGCGAATTGCGATCGGCAGCGACCATCGCGGCTTTGCCACCAAGCAAAAGCTCATCGACCTGCTCAAGCGGCTGAATCAGGACGTCGTCGATGCGGGCACGCACAGCGCCGAGAGCGTCGATTATCCCGACGTGGCGCGGATCGTGGCCGAGCAGGTCAGCCGCCAAGAGGTCGATCGCGGCATTTTGATCTGCGGCACCGGCATCGGCATGTCGATCGTGGCCAACAAGTTTCCGGGCGTCCGCGCGGCGCCGTGTCACGATGATCTCTCGGCCGAGATGAGCCGCCGCCACAACGACCTCAACGTGCTTTGCCTCTCGGCCGACATGCTGGGCGAAAAGCTGATCGACCGCATGGTCGAAATCTGGCTGAAGACCGAGTTCGAGGGCGGACGCCATGCCCGGCGAGTCGAGAAAATATCAAAGCTGGAGCAGAGCGCGCAGGGGTGA
- a CDS encoding Sua5/YciO/YrdC/YwlC family protein: MPPVVIELRSAEDSRDVVHRAVQALAEGHLVALPTETVYCLAASALSHEAVARLRTFAADDGQALTLAIKSADEALDYAPVLSPLARRLSRRCWPGPVTMIVEDRHPDSLLRQLDREVQQALIHDEHVGLRVPGHHVVLDVLRLLAGPVVFANVRRDGASELVTAQQMIERFGDDLQLVLDDGRSRFGQPSSVVKVHDRSFDVVEVGVVSAHTLKRLASMIVLFVCTGNTCRSPMAEGLFRHLLAEKLGCKPDDLEDRGVIVSSAGIAAMLGGRAAAEAISVLAPLGVDLTGHESQPLTEQLVRHADVMLAMTRSHRQAILAEWPGAAERVKLLSHDGADVPDPVGGPAEMYERCLAQMRPEIEGWVRWAAEQVGP; the protein is encoded by the coding sequence ATGCCTCCCGTCGTGATCGAGTTGCGCAGCGCGGAGGATTCGCGCGATGTGGTGCATCGCGCCGTGCAAGCCTTGGCCGAAGGGCACCTGGTTGCGCTGCCGACCGAAACCGTCTATTGCCTGGCGGCCAGCGCCTTGAGCCACGAGGCGGTGGCCCGGCTGCGCACGTTCGCCGCGGACGACGGTCAGGCCTTGACGCTGGCCATCAAGAGCGCCGACGAAGCGCTGGATTATGCTCCCGTGCTCAGTCCGCTGGCGCGACGGCTGTCGCGCCGCTGCTGGCCCGGGCCGGTGACGATGATCGTCGAAGACCGCCACCCCGACAGCCTGTTGAGGCAGCTCGATCGCGAGGTGCAGCAAGCGCTGATTCACGACGAGCACGTTGGCCTGCGCGTGCCGGGGCACCACGTGGTGCTCGATGTCTTGCGGCTGTTGGCCGGGCCCGTGGTGTTCGCCAACGTGCGACGGGATGGAGCGTCGGAACTGGTCACGGCCCAGCAGATGATCGAACGCTTCGGCGACGATCTGCAGCTCGTGCTCGACGACGGGCGGAGCCGCTTTGGCCAGCCCTCGAGCGTGGTCAAGGTGCATGACCGCAGTTTCGACGTGGTGGAAGTCGGAGTGGTCTCGGCACATACCTTGAAGCGGTTGGCGAGCATGATCGTGCTTTTTGTCTGCACCGGGAACACCTGCCGCAGCCCCATGGCCGAAGGGCTGTTCCGCCATTTACTCGCGGAGAAGCTGGGCTGCAAGCCGGACGATCTGGAAGACCGCGGCGTGATTGTGAGCTCCGCCGGAATCGCGGCCATGCTGGGCGGCCGCGCCGCGGCCGAGGCCATCAGTGTCTTGGCGCCGCTGGGCGTCGACTTGACCGGGCACGAAAGCCAGCCGCTGACCGAACAGCTCGTCCGGCACGCCGACGTGATGCTGGCCATGACGCGCTCGCACCGGCAGGCCATCCTGGCCGAGTGGCCGGGCGCGGCGGAGCGCGTCAAGCTGCTCAGCCACGACGGGGCCGACGTGCCCGACCCCGTGGGCGGACCCGCGGAGATGTATGAACGCTGTCTGGCGCAGATGAGACCGGAGATCGAAGGCTGGGTGCGGTGGGCGGCGGAGCAAGTCGGCCCCTAA
- a CDS encoding DUF1549 domain-containing protein produces the protein MLATVLLSAVRPAAAASRVPEVKTPQQKLQALEYFRKSGPWKTIKHSGVFTEKDLDKTLEYEIKLPADRFARLVDDATFFRRVTFDLTGQPPKIEELDKFAADATRDKRSKLVSRLLESGGFATRWAKFWCNVMLYNSQVDKRRLNQAAMEKWLAEQLQRHDGWDQIVAQILAADGKDKDNGPDNFGLACENQPTQLAAETARVFMGVSIQCAECHDHPFDRWKRIQFHELAAFFSRGKYYMPDLKNPPEKTEVVPRFLLGEQPPPDLPPDARRVAVAAYLVYNPNNYWFARAYVNRVWNELMGDGFYAVDSLGPDGDVTHKLIVNRMAYVFRNQQFDPRWPFHVIMNSHAYQRRSRTPGPSQTLFTAVRPTRLRADQVAAAVAGVVGSDKLTPEVEHIFAVDPSLPLADVKGAIQQVLFLMNNPALQSGIKTGPFTQRLQKIAGDDKLIDELYRGLLGREPNDRERDRAADFLKQSHNRQEAVADLVWILVNSTEFIARR, from the coding sequence GTGTTGGCGACCGTTTTGCTTTCCGCAGTCCGCCCGGCGGCCGCCGCATCGCGAGTGCCGGAAGTGAAGACCCCCCAGCAAAAGCTGCAGGCACTGGAGTACTTTCGCAAGAGCGGCCCGTGGAAAACCATCAAGCACAGCGGCGTCTTCACGGAAAAAGACCTCGATAAGACGCTGGAGTACGAGATCAAGCTGCCCGCCGACCGCTTCGCCCGGCTGGTCGACGACGCCACGTTTTTTCGCCGTGTCACGTTCGACCTGACCGGCCAGCCGCCCAAGATCGAAGAGCTGGATAAGTTCGCGGCCGACGCCACGCGCGACAAGCGGTCGAAGCTCGTCAGCCGCCTGCTGGAGAGCGGCGGCTTCGCCACGCGCTGGGCGAAGTTCTGGTGCAACGTGATGCTCTACAACAGCCAGGTCGACAAGCGGCGGCTGAATCAGGCGGCGATGGAGAAATGGCTGGCCGAGCAGCTCCAGCGGCACGACGGCTGGGACCAGATCGTGGCCCAGATCCTGGCGGCCGACGGCAAGGACAAGGACAACGGCCCCGACAACTTCGGCCTGGCCTGCGAGAACCAGCCGACCCAGCTCGCCGCCGAGACGGCGCGGGTGTTCATGGGCGTCAGCATTCAGTGTGCGGAGTGTCACGACCATCCCTTCGACCGCTGGAAGCGGATTCAGTTTCACGAACTAGCGGCGTTTTTCTCGCGCGGCAAGTATTACATGCCCGACTTGAAAAACCCGCCGGAGAAGACCGAGGTGGTGCCCCGCTTTCTGCTGGGCGAGCAGCCACCGCCCGACCTGCCGCCCGACGCCCGGCGCGTGGCGGTAGCCGCTTATCTGGTCTACAACCCGAACAACTACTGGTTTGCCAGGGCCTACGTGAACCGCGTCTGGAACGAGCTGATGGGCGACGGATTCTACGCCGTCGATAGCCTCGGCCCCGACGGCGACGTGACGCACAAGCTGATCGTCAACCGCATGGCCTACGTGTTTCGCAACCAGCAGTTCGACCCGCGTTGGCCGTTCCACGTGATCATGAACTCGCACGCCTATCAGCGGCGGTCGCGCACGCCCGGCCCGTCGCAGACGCTGTTCACCGCGGTGCGTCCCACGCGGCTGCGGGCAGACCAGGTGGCGGCCGCCGTCGCCGGCGTGGTGGGCAGCGACAAGCTCACGCCCGAAGTCGAGCATATTTTCGCCGTCGATCCGTCGCTGCCGCTGGCCGACGTGAAAGGGGCCATCCAGCAGGTGCTGTTTTTGATGAACAATCCGGCCTTGCAGTCGGGCATCAAGACCGGCCCCTTTACGCAGCGGCTGCAAAAGATCGCCGGCGACGACAAGCTGATCGACGAGCTGTATCGGGGCCTGCTGGGGCGCGAGCCGAACGACCGCGAGCGCGACCGCGCGGCCGATTTTCTGAAGCAATCGCACAACCGCCAGGAGGCCGTCGCCGACCTGGTTTGGATCCTCGTCAACTCCACCGAATTCATTGCGAGGCGTTAA